In Toxoplasma gondii ME49 chromosome X, whole genome shotgun sequence, a single genomic region encodes these proteins:
- a CDS encoding ribosomal protein L9, N-terminal domain-containing protein (encoded by transcript TGME49_214870), which produces MTSCVRSALSRGAASAGRGSLSVFSLRVSSSQHLCHFSPSLCPSRPRPAEKTPMSPLPSQDLQGGGELPGCGNKYLPVSRFRPSVHASEADCSAPSLSSQEGRQKLRGRNARARSQGAEQQSVNGEAASFSASVFLSSQRLLAERSSEVSTSGTCRRLPPSSGSSLLSSVAVSASGVRCLAGQRRGFAISHLNPSISKGKVHYRVPNPYIPVLLLQAVPGLGKRGELKQVRRGTLRLFLAPKGLAVVASWQNIDAFYLAEKEEEERRRRAQAGRGGKQLRERGGDRGDNRLRGARDEEGDGEEGDSLQTDSRRAKEDGEDEEELTTEGGTRGEDAGHAPVASFLNKYRAQFLVNTEDTDPTRIRGNGVSLFDLLNKVSEETELDLLPSQLAIGRRQKQSEEQIWSGSGGGRERRRADERREEDEEEKMRQDGVITRCGVYTVHATIPLKNRTARKSFLVEILSKQEAERILQEKQRREEEEARRSDFALGEE; this is translated from the exons ATGACCTCCTGTGTGCGGAGTGCCCTGTCAAGGGGCGCGGCCTCCGCGGGCCGAGGTagtctttctgttttctcgttgcgagtctcctcttctcagcATCTGTGCCATTTCTCTCCAAGTCTCTGTCCCTCGCGGCCGCGcccagcagagaagacgcctatgtctcctctgccttctcaaGACCTGCAGGGAGGCGGGGAGCTTCCTGGGTGCGGGAACAAGTATCTTCCAGTCTCTCGATTTAGGCCgtcagtgcatgcgtccgaAGCAGATTGCTctgcgccgtctctctcctcccaagaggggagacagaagctgaGAGGACGGAACGCGAGGGCTAGATCTCAGGGGGCAGAGCAGCAGAGTGTGAATGGGGAAGCAGcgagtttctctgcttctgtctttctgagctcgcagcgcctcctcgccgaACGCAGTTCAGAGGTCAGCACCAGCGGAACTTGTCGGCGTCTGCCTCCGTCCTCTGGATCTTCCCTGCTTTCTTCCGTGGCTGTCTCGGCTTCAGGCGTCCGGTGTCTTGCAGGCCAGAGACGCGGCTTTGCTATCTCTCACCTGAATCCGTCGATAAGCAAAGGGAAAGTGCACTACCGCGTACCGAATCCGTACattcctgttcttcttttgcAGGCGGTCCCGGGTCtggggaagagaggcgagttGAAGCAAGTTCGTCGGGGAACGCTGCGTCTGTTCCTGGCGCCAAAGGGCCTCGCCGTAGTTGCTTCTTGGCAAAACATCGACGCCTTTTACCttgcagagaaggaggaagaagagaggaggcggcggGCACAGGCCGGCAGAGGCGGGAAGCAGCTGCGCGAgcgcggcggagacagaggagacaaccggttgcgaggcgcgcgagacgaagaaggagacggggaggaaggagacagcctTCAAACGGACTCCCGACGCGCGAAAGAAGatggcgaagacgaggaagagctgACAACGGAGGGAGggacgagaggcgaagacgcaggacATGCGCCGgttgcttctttcctcaaCAAGTACAGAGCCCAGTTCTTGGTGAACACGGAAGACACAGACCCGACGCGGATACGTGGAAACggagtctctctgttcgACCTCCTCAACAAAGTCAGTGAAGAGACGGAACTCGATCTCCTGCCCTCGCAGCTGGCGATCGGGAGACGGCAGAAACAGAGCGAGGAGCAGATCTGGAGTGGCAGCGGCGGTgggagggagaggcgcagagcagacgagaggagagaagaagacgaagaggaaaaaatgCGACAAGACGGGGTGATCACGCGCTGCGGTGTCTACACGGTCCACGCGACCATTCCCCTCAAAAACCggacggcgagaaaaagcTTCCTAGTCGAAATCCTCAGCAAACAAGAAGCCGAAAG GATACTgcaggaaaaacaaaggcgcgaggaggaagaagctcgGCGTTCCGATTTCGCTTTGGGCGAGGAGTAA
- a CDS encoding hypothetical protein (encoded by transcript TGME49_214880), whose product MLAREGILQEMVSPGPPKESKFPWNGTALTGVPRALKSAGRAHGGECSSGENVEMGECSNTSTCYWSSDGSMSLDETQKSDGLEESRQGDDSPSVLLLERGQPLSSLFSMQDHAENERFPSTFSLVTKPSGATVASSAGENFPSVVTPRLRAPGTNSRDVVLGLLNEFLQSLPTANIDEVLKSLEPIRRHAESSRGSFTDSVSEDASKTLFSGKGASDKGKYGQKLDAKGGKEQQETGQISFLKGQRSSATSLNTAAALSGGRRRSSVSSASEREGKMHESSDRRIVRKEGNTVKTPPLPSSARRPRRPARGERPPLEGKRAAAAKRSETEAQSGSEQQRLFSFGRQQKDEEEGPRSPPGSVSQRSVAEARKGLVDEKALKNKSESPGQSGNAQVGAYPREIKDRKTEDDQHACNSVNGDGTGRSVSQFTEMRAKELVAKQTEDLREWLGWAGSLGYVPGLYSSAVAGIGDASSLLAAGNHVSLAQGNCRPSGLSPGGCRGVSQHVAESPDCGFTLNPSVDLSARSPSSAASSVFFPGKGGFEVSLGSDASQGLQGTYSGSHLKTVAVGGGEKGGPHSHQPPAKGTAGLGPQARGVAPPDPLYIAVGESSSAQGQPSSRTDGEKSDQQVAMPLTQIDEETGEDIDVIALPQKLLPVTPKHLLQTPRPAWLKGTPTAAQAAADCQAASAALRQAAIAELSRTTPRAGQKSEVTEDSHTDRDSQGLRCPSRRQEPEAGKKGNACWSGSALCGIDRSSIAETDQGSELAETARPVSASAVTLDELFPQRTKSEKHSCTMALWRSLCSSPDVGAVFSRNPAPLVRRRVPDVFMVFDPEQSGTTPLSRLSHRKLPAGVFGPPGHMNYAREPLQFLPDPLHPVAFPSTHSYVPLNNQILMSPEGFGVAPCYPYGGAEADAYMNTASALSQSHKDTMG is encoded by the exons ATGCTTGCTCGAGAGGGAATTCTTCAGGAAATGGTGAGCCCAGGGCCGCCGAAGGAATCAAAGTTTCCGTGGAATGGCACCGCTCTTACCGGTGTGCCCCGCGCGCTCAAGTCGGCTGGTCGCGCCCACGGTGGAGAGTGCAGTTCTGGCGAGAACGTCGAAATGGGTGAGTGTTCAAACACATCGACCTGTTACTGGTCGTCGGATGGAAGCATGTCTCTagacgaaacgcagaagtCGGATGGACTCGAGGAAAGCCGACAGGGGGACGACAGTCCCTCGGTCTTGCTTCTGGAGAGGGGCCAGCCGTTGTCCTCGCTGTTCAGCATGCAGGACCACGCCGAGAACGAGCGTTTTCCCTCCACCTTCTCGCTGGTCACGAAGCCCTCGGGAGCCACTGTTGCTTCGTCTGCCGGAGAAAACTTCCCGTCAGTTGTTACCCCGAGACTCCGTGCCCCGGGGACGAACAGCCGCGACGTTGTCCTGGGGCTGCTGAACGAGTTTTTGCAGTCGCTTCCAACTGCGAATATCGATGAAGTTCTGAAATCCCTCGAACCCATTCGCCGCCACGCAGAGTCTAGCCGCGGTTCCTTCACGGACTCTGTGAGCGAAGACGCTTCCAAGACCCTTTTCTCCGGCAAGGGGGCCTCCGACAAAGGGAAATACGGGCAGAAGCTGGATGCAAAGGGCGGAAAAGAGCAACAGGAGACGGGTCAAATTTCGTTCTTAAAAGGCCAACGCAGCTCGGCGACCTCCCTCAACACCGCCGCTGCCTTGTCTGGTGGGCGCCGAAGATCCAGTGTGAGCAGCGCAAGTGAACGCGAGGGAAAGATGCATGAGTCGTCCGATCGCCGAATCGTCCGGAAAGAAGGCAACACGGTAAAaacgcctcctctcccttcctctgccCGACGACCTCGCAGGCCGGCTCGCGGGGAGCGGCCTCCTCTGGAGGGGAAGCGCGCTGCAGCCGCAAAACGATCTGAAACGGAGGCCCAGTCTGGTTCTGAACAGCAGCGGTTGTTTTCTTTTGGCCGTCAgcaaaaagacgaagaagaaggcccCCGTTCTCCGCCCGGCAGTGTGTCCCAGCGAAGCGTGGccgaagcgagaaaaggtCTTGTAGACGAGAAAGCGCTCAAGAACAAGAGTGAGTCGCCAGGACAGAGTGGAAACGCGCAGGTTGGCGCGTATCCCAGAGAGATAAAggacagaaaaacggaagacGACCAGCATGCATGCAATAGTGTTAATGGCGATGGCACCGGACGATCCGTTTCACAGTTCACAGAGATGAGGGCAAAAGAGCTCGTAGCAAAACAAACTGAGGATCTCCGCGAGTGGCTTGGCTGGGCCGGATCCTTGGGGTATGTCCCTGGCCTGTACAGCTCTGCAGTAGCGGGGATAGGCGAcgcctcctccctcttgGCAGCCGGCAATCACGTTTCACTCGCCCAGGGCAATTGCCGACCCAGTGGCTTGTCCCCAGGCGGCTGTCGGGGCGTTTCCCAGCACGTCGCAGAAAGTCCTGACTGTGGGTTTACCCTAAACCCGTCGGTGGACCTAAGCGCGCGATCCCCGAGCTCCGCGGCGTCCTCGGTTTTCTTCCCGGGGAAAGGAGGTTTTGAAGTCTCCCTAGGTTCGGATGCTTCTCAGGGCTTGCAGGGGACGTACTCTGGATCACACCTCAAAACAGTGGCCGTGGGCGGTGGCGAGAAAGGGGGCCCTCATTCTCACCAGCCACCTGCAAAGGGGACAGCTGGCCTCGGGCCCCAGGCCCGCGGGGTTGCCCCGCCAGACCCGCTGTACATTGCCGTAGGTGAATCGTCCTCGGCTCAGGGCCAGCCGTCTTCGAGGACCGATGGCGAGAAGTCCGATCAGCAAGTGGCTATGCCGCTGACGCAGATCgatgaggagacaggggaagaTATAGATGTGATTGCTCTGCCCCAGAAACTACTGCCTGTCACGCCCAAGCATCTCCTGCAGACGCCCAGACCCGCCTGGCTTAAGGGCACACCGACAGCTGCGCAAGCTGCTGCCGACTGCCAGGCAGCTAGCGCGGCCCTTCGTCAAGCGGCGATTGCGGAGCTTTCTCGCACAACACCAAGAGCGGGGCAAAAGTCTGAAGTCACGGAAGACTCCCACACCGATCGAGACTCCCAAGGACTCC GTTGTCCCTCGCGACGGCAGGAGCCGGAGGCCGGAAAGAAAGGCAATGCATGTTGGAGCGGATCCGCGCTCTGTGGCATCGATCGGTCTTCTATTGCGGAAACCGACCAGGGCTCCGAGctcgcagagacagcacGCCCTGTTTCCGCTTCTGCAGTGACGCTAGATGAACTCTTTCCTCAGAGGACGAAGTCTGAAAAACATTCGTGCA CCATGGCCCTCTGGAGGTCCCTCTGCTCGTCACCGGATGTCGGAGCCGTGTTCTCTCGTAACCCGGCACCGTTGGTCCGTCGCAGAGTGCCTGATGTGTTCATGGTCTTCGATCCTGAGCAGTCCGGTACGACCccgctgtctcgtctctcccatCGCAAACTGCCTGCTGGCGTCTTCGGGCCTCCTGGTCATATGAACTACGCAAGGGAGCCCCTGCAGTTCCTGCCCGATCCTCTGCATCCCGTGGCTTTCCCTTCAACCCACAGTTATGTTCCTCTCAACAATCAGATCCTCATGTCTCCAGAGGGTTTTGGAGTTGCTCCCTGCTATCCGTATGGGGGAGCTGAGGCAGACGCGTATATGAACACTGCCTCCGCCCTCTCTCAATCTCACAAAGATACTATGGGATAA